A single genomic interval of Caretta caretta isolate rCarCar2 chromosome 23, rCarCar1.hap1, whole genome shotgun sequence harbors:
- the HSD17B10 gene encoding 3-hydroxyacyl-CoA dehydrogenase type-2 isoform X2, giving the protein MHYKGMVGLVTGGASGLGRATAERLVQQGASAVIVDLPTSDGPSVAKVLGEQCVFAPADVTSEADVKGVLDLVREKFGRLDLAVNCAGIAVAVKTYNAKKDTPHNLEDFQRVLNVNVAGTFNVIRLSAGEMGKNAPDSDGHRGVIVNTASVAAFEGQVGQAAYSASKGGIVGMTLPIARDLAPMGIRVITIAPGLFATPLLAGLPEKVQTFLARQVPFPSRLGLPGEYAHLVQCIVENPMLNGEVIRLDGAIRLQP; this is encoded by the exons atgcactataag GGAATGGTTGGCCTGGTTACCGGTGGGGCCTCTGGCCTGGGTCGCGCCACTGCCGAGCGCCTGGTGCAGCAGGGAGCCAGCGCGGTGATCGTGGACCTGCCGACGTCGGATGGGCCAAGTGTGGCCAAAGTGCTGGGGGAACAATGCGTCTTTGCTCCAGCTGAT GTGACGTCAGAGGCGGATGTAAAGGGGGTCCTGGACCTGGTGCGGGAGAAGTTTGGGCGCTTGGATTTGGCCGTGAACTGTGCTGGAATTGCTGTGGCTGTCAAGACCTACAACGCCAAGAAGGACACGCCCCACAACCTGGAGGATTTCCAGAGGGTCCTCAAC gtcaATGTTGCTGGCACCTTTAACGTGATCCGACTGAGTGCTGGTGAGATGGGCAAGAATGCCCCTGACTCCGATGGGCACAGAGGAGTGATTGTCAACACAGCCAGCGTGGCTGCTTTCGAGGGCCAG GTGGGTCAAGCTGCGTACTCTGCCTCTAAAGGGGGCATCGTGGGCATGACCCTGCCCATCGCCAGGGATCTGGCCCCAATGGGGATCCGTGTCATCACCATCGCCCCAG GTCTGTTTGCCACCCCCCTGCTGGCAGGGCTCCCCGAGAAAGTGCAAACGTTCCTGGCTCGCCAGGTGCCCTTCCCCAGCCGCCTGGGGCTGCCCGGGGAATACGCCCACCTGGTCCAGTGCATCGTGGAGAACCCCATGCTGAATGGGGAGGTGATCCGCCTGGATGGGGCCATCCGCCTGCAGCCCTGA
- the GPKOW gene encoding G-patch domain and KOW motifs-containing protein — MIPRAARGSKMASDGGPAAGGAPAPRPVSFGFTRTTARRRLVGEGGAGAAPEPDFISAVEGSELRSLRPAPPPKALVIPLIQRNQWKKPEMPPAGAPNQQRDDGVESQAVREIIEECRQSQERWESGSQADPNLAIPLLLQNRVPDGYEDSNRVDVSLRPESSTDADYEVVPVEAYGVAMLRGMGWKAGEGIGRTFKQDVKPLEHQLRPRGLGLGADRSAIQDLQLACPLRPPKPGEERRGGEEEPLGLVAGGAVLIVAGPHKDLYGKIEGVDPDNARVMVKLAIGEKIVTVSQHSLRPVTRKEYEKLAKDLSHLSKAHKEKEEKERNGPSDTPDARVPREKGEEKDRKRKQPADLESDTRAGKQSKGGSSGSSSSRSPHWLRRDLRVRFVDKLYKGGKYYNTKMQIEDVLSPDTCVCRTEEGQVLDGIREAMLETVIPRGSADWVMVVLGEHAGRVGRILQRDQQRSRALVQLQHDEDGDVLALDYDAVCHYVGGTEDD, encoded by the exons ATGATTCCCCGTGCTGCGAGGGGCAGCAAGATGGCGTCGGACGGCGGCCCGGCGGCGGGCGGCGCCCCGGCCCCGCGCCCGGTCTCGTTCGGGTTCACGCGCACGACCGCGCGCAGGCGGCTCGTAggggagggcggggctggggccgccCCGGAGCCCGACTTCATCAGCGCCGTGGAGGGGAGCGAGCTGCGCAG CCTCCGGCCTGCCCCACCACCTAAGGCTCTCGTCATCCCCCTGATCCAGCGCAACCAATGGAAGAAGCCGGAGATGCCCCCTGCGGGGGCCCCAAACCAGCAGAGGGATGACGGGGTGGAGTCCCAGGCTGTGAGGGAGATCATAGAGG AGTGCCGGCAGTCCCAGGAGCGGTGGGAGAGCGGCTCCCAGGCAGACCCCAACCTGGccatccccctgctcctgcagaaCCGTGTCCCTGACGGGTACGAAGACAGCAACCGGGTGGACGTGAGCCTGCGGCCGGAATCG tcgACGGACGCAGATTACGAGGTGGTGCCTGTGGAGGCCTACGGCGTTGCAATGCTGAGGGGCATGGGCTGGAAGGCGGGCGAGGGCATTGGACGCACCTTTAAGCA AGACGTGAAGCCCCTGGAGCACCAGCTGCGCCccagggggctgggcctgggagcCGACCGCTCAGCCATCCAGGACTTGCAGCTGGCCTGCCCCCTGCGGCCCCCCAAGCCGGGCGAGGAGCGCCGGGGGGGCGAGGAGGAGCCGCTGGGGCTggtggcagggggcgctgtgctgatCGTGGCTGGGCCCCACAAAGACCTCTACGGGAAG ATCGAAGGTGTAGACCCCGATAACGCCCGGGTGATGGTGAAACTGGCCATCGGGGAGAAGATCGTCACTGTCAGCCAGCACAGCCTGCGACCTGTGACCAGAAAGGAGTACGAGAAACTAGCCAAGGATCTGA GCCACTTAAGCAAAGCCCacaaagagaaagaagagaaggagagaaatgGACCCTCTGACACCCCGGACGCCAGGGTTCCCcgagagaagggggaagagaaggacagAAAGAGGAAACAGCCAGCAGACTTGGAGAG CGACACCCGCGCTGGGAAGCAGAGTAAAGGTGGCAGCAGCGGCTCCTCGTcctcccgctccccccactgGCTGCGGCGAGATCTGCGGGTTCGCTTCGTGGACAAGCTCTACAAAGGGGGAAAATACTATAACACCAAG atGCAGATTGAGGATGTGCTTAGCCCAGATACCTGTGTCTGCCGGACAGAAGAGGGGCAGGTCTTGGATG gCATCCGGGAGGCCATGCTGGAGACGGTCATCCCCAGGGGCTCTGCAGACTGGGTGATGGTGGTGCTGGGGGAGCACGCTGGCAGG gtgGGTCGGATCCTGCAGCGCGACCAGCAGCGGAGCCGGgcgctggtgcagctgcagcacgaTGAGGATGGGGACGTCCTGGCGCTAGACTACGACGCTGTCTGCCACTACGTGGGGGGCACTGAGGACGACTga
- the HSD17B10 gene encoding 3-hydroxyacyl-CoA dehydrogenase type-2 isoform X1, with product MAAALRSVKGMVGLVTGGASGLGRATAERLVQQGASAVIVDLPTSDGPSVAKVLGEQCVFAPADVTSEADVKGVLDLVREKFGRLDLAVNCAGIAVAVKTYNAKKDTPHNLEDFQRVLNVNVAGTFNVIRLSAGEMGKNAPDSDGHRGVIVNTASVAAFEGQVGQAAYSASKGGIVGMTLPIARDLAPMGIRVITIAPGLFATPLLAGLPEKVQTFLARQVPFPSRLGLPGEYAHLVQCIVENPMLNGEVIRLDGAIRLQP from the exons ATGGCGGCGGCGTTGAGGAGCGTGAAG GGAATGGTTGGCCTGGTTACCGGTGGGGCCTCTGGCCTGGGTCGCGCCACTGCCGAGCGCCTGGTGCAGCAGGGAGCCAGCGCGGTGATCGTGGACCTGCCGACGTCGGATGGGCCAAGTGTGGCCAAAGTGCTGGGGGAACAATGCGTCTTTGCTCCAGCTGAT GTGACGTCAGAGGCGGATGTAAAGGGGGTCCTGGACCTGGTGCGGGAGAAGTTTGGGCGCTTGGATTTGGCCGTGAACTGTGCTGGAATTGCTGTGGCTGTCAAGACCTACAACGCCAAGAAGGACACGCCCCACAACCTGGAGGATTTCCAGAGGGTCCTCAAC gtcaATGTTGCTGGCACCTTTAACGTGATCCGACTGAGTGCTGGTGAGATGGGCAAGAATGCCCCTGACTCCGATGGGCACAGAGGAGTGATTGTCAACACAGCCAGCGTGGCTGCTTTCGAGGGCCAG GTGGGTCAAGCTGCGTACTCTGCCTCTAAAGGGGGCATCGTGGGCATGACCCTGCCCATCGCCAGGGATCTGGCCCCAATGGGGATCCGTGTCATCACCATCGCCCCAG GTCTGTTTGCCACCCCCCTGCTGGCAGGGCTCCCCGAGAAAGTGCAAACGTTCCTGGCTCGCCAGGTGCCCTTCCCCAGCCGCCTGGGGCTGCCCGGGGAATACGCCCACCTGGTCCAGTGCATCGTGGAGAACCCCATGCTGAATGGGGAGGTGATCCGCCTGGATGGGGCCATCCGCCTGCAGCCCTGA